In Streptomyces chartreusis NRRL 3882, the following are encoded in one genomic region:
- a CDS encoding SLC13 family permease has translation MTWNPRALTALCVALSLCALLAVPSNFPGLGGDARFTLVVFVLATCAWIGTSIDDTYIALGAALALTVTGVISNDTLFGTLGDSTVWLLICAFVLAAAVARTGLAGRAAVFLVSGARTVRQLVHLTTAALVVTAFAVPATSGRAALALPVFLALAKVLADRKRLVVMLALLFPTVILLSAVATLIGAGAHLITVSVLFEATGEHIGFTEWLLLGLPLAVVSSHLAAELVLLTMTRREDRRGAVHITAEQIQQHSEQAVAGPWTSAEKRCALLLATVVLLWCSEPLHRLPPAIVALIGAVVASSPALGTVRLKDALKTVPWSLLLFMAATMAMGVALADSGAAKWLVSGLPTNEAPVVFLAIVVAVSTAAHLVLQSRSARSSVLVPLVVAASVGVGVNPVTAALASTAAAGFCHTLPASAKPVTLFSQLPGTPTYAPRDLLRLSAFLAPLTAALVLLFAVAVWPLLGVSVTR, from the coding sequence GTGACATGGAACCCACGAGCTCTCACCGCCCTGTGCGTGGCGCTGTCGCTGTGCGCCCTGCTGGCGGTCCCCTCGAACTTCCCGGGGCTCGGCGGCGACGCCCGCTTCACCCTCGTCGTGTTCGTCCTGGCGACCTGTGCGTGGATCGGGACGTCGATCGACGACACGTACATCGCGCTGGGTGCCGCGCTGGCCCTCACGGTGACGGGTGTGATCAGCAACGACACCCTGTTCGGCACCCTCGGTGACTCCACGGTGTGGCTGCTGATCTGCGCGTTCGTGCTGGCGGCGGCGGTCGCCCGGACCGGGCTCGCCGGCCGGGCGGCGGTCTTCCTGGTCAGCGGCGCGCGCACCGTGCGGCAACTCGTGCACCTGACGACGGCCGCCCTGGTCGTCACGGCGTTCGCGGTCCCGGCCACCTCCGGCCGGGCGGCGCTCGCACTGCCGGTGTTCCTGGCCCTCGCCAAGGTCCTCGCCGACCGGAAACGACTGGTCGTGATGCTGGCGCTGCTGTTCCCGACGGTGATCCTGCTGTCGGCGGTGGCGACCCTGATCGGGGCGGGCGCGCATCTGATCACCGTGTCGGTGCTGTTCGAGGCGACCGGGGAGCACATCGGCTTCACCGAGTGGCTGCTGCTGGGCCTTCCACTGGCCGTGGTGTCGTCCCATCTGGCCGCCGAGCTGGTGCTGCTGACCATGACCCGCCGCGAGGACCGGCGCGGAGCCGTGCACATCACCGCCGAGCAGATCCAGCAGCACAGTGAGCAGGCGGTCGCCGGCCCCTGGACGTCGGCCGAGAAGCGCTGTGCCCTGCTGCTCGCCACGGTCGTGCTGCTGTGGTGCAGCGAGCCGCTGCACCGCCTGCCGCCCGCGATCGTGGCGCTGATCGGCGCGGTCGTGGCCTCCTCGCCCGCCCTGGGCACCGTACGCCTGAAGGACGCGCTGAAGACCGTCCCCTGGTCGCTGCTGCTGTTCATGGCGGCGACGATGGCGATGGGTGTCGCGCTCGCCGACTCCGGAGCGGCGAAGTGGCTGGTCTCCGGGCTGCCGACGAACGAGGCCCCGGTGGTGTTCCTGGCGATCGTGGTCGCCGTCAGCACGGCGGCCCACCTGGTCCTCCAGTCCCGCTCGGCCCGCTCCTCGGTCCTGGTCCCGCTCGTCGTGGCCGCCTCCGTCGGCGTCGGGGTCAACCCGGTCACCGCCGCGCTCGCCTCCACCGCCGCCGCCGGCTTCTGCCACACGCTGCCCGCCTCCGCCAAGCCGGTCACGCTCTTCTCGCAGCTCCCCGGCACCCCCACCTACGCCCCGCGCGACCTGCTGCGGCTGTCCGCCTTCCTGGCCCCCCTGACCGCCGCTCTCGTCCTGCTCTTCGCCGTCGCGGTGTGGCCGCTGCTCGGCGTGTCCGTCACCCGTTAA
- a CDS encoding sensor histidine kinase: MTTTTARAPETTGRTTTAPATPTDPARRRITARVRILLWLLLVMAVALVEVTTTTRSLLMRDMDNRINRLLTQEAGEFAGFEERGKDPETGRPFASADRLLTVFLQQQNPDADEELIGLVRGTDGALAQIRQQGGVGAGLPLYRDAEARRRIFDSPDSTGTLHRPQGEIRWAKVTVARAGAEPDAAFVVAIHPEREREWVNTVFRTLLIISGVALLLTTGIAWVVAGRILRPVRLVRTAAAEITEQDLTRRIPVHGNDDIAALAETFNGMLDRLDRAFAAQREFVDDAGHELRTPITIVRGHLEVMGDDPAEREETVRLVTDELERMSRIVEDLLVLAKTERPDFVVHEPAQVAELTADVFVKARTLGERDWRLAEVADVEAELDFQRITQAMVQLAQNAVQHTTPGQAIRIGSRIAGPHLELYVADSGPGVPPQDAEIIFERFRRATSRRGTRGSGAGLGLAIVKAIAEGHHGRVRLSGSPGGGATFTLVLPAPQVPEGHPT, encoded by the coding sequence ATGACGACGACCACGGCCAGGGCGCCGGAGACGACGGGCCGGACGACGACGGCACCGGCGACACCAACTGACCCGGCCCGCCGGCGGATCACCGCCCGGGTCCGCATCCTGCTGTGGTTGCTGCTCGTCATGGCGGTCGCCCTCGTCGAGGTCACGACGACCACCCGCTCCCTGCTGATGCGGGACATGGACAACCGGATCAACCGCCTGCTCACCCAGGAGGCCGGGGAGTTCGCCGGCTTCGAGGAGCGGGGCAAGGACCCGGAGACGGGCCGTCCGTTCGCCAGTGCGGACCGCCTGCTGACCGTCTTCCTGCAGCAGCAGAACCCCGATGCCGACGAGGAACTGATCGGCCTGGTGCGCGGGACGGACGGCGCTCTCGCCCAGATCCGGCAGCAGGGCGGTGTCGGCGCCGGGCTGCCCCTCTACCGGGACGCCGAGGCCAGACGCCGCATCTTCGACTCGCCCGACTCCACCGGCACCCTGCACCGGCCGCAGGGCGAGATCCGGTGGGCCAAGGTCACCGTGGCCCGCGCGGGAGCCGAGCCGGACGCCGCGTTCGTCGTGGCCATCCACCCGGAGCGTGAGCGGGAGTGGGTGAACACGGTGTTCCGCACCCTGCTCATCATCTCCGGCGTCGCCCTGCTGCTCACCACGGGCATCGCCTGGGTGGTCGCCGGACGCATCCTCAGGCCGGTCCGACTGGTGCGCACCGCCGCGGCAGAGATCACCGAGCAGGACCTCACCCGGAGGATCCCGGTGCACGGCAACGACGACATAGCGGCTCTCGCCGAGACGTTCAACGGCATGCTCGACCGGCTGGACCGGGCCTTCGCCGCGCAGCGCGAGTTCGTCGACGACGCGGGCCACGAGCTGCGCACCCCGATCACCATCGTGCGGGGCCATCTGGAGGTCATGGGCGACGACCCGGCGGAACGCGAGGAGACGGTCCGGCTGGTCACCGACGAACTCGAGCGGATGAGCCGCATCGTCGAGGACCTGCTGGTGCTCGCCAAGACCGAACGGCCCGACTTCGTCGTCCACGAGCCGGCCCAGGTCGCCGAACTCACCGCCGACGTCTTCGTCAAGGCCCGCACCCTGGGCGAGCGCGACTGGCGGCTCGCCGAAGTCGCCGACGTGGAAGCCGAACTGGACTTCCAGCGAATCACCCAGGCCATGGTGCAGCTCGCGCAGAACGCCGTGCAGCACACCACGCCCGGCCAGGCCATCCGCATCGGCTCCCGGATCGCCGGCCCGCACCTGGAGCTGTACGTCGCCGACTCGGGCCCCGGTGTCCCGCCGCAGGACGCCGAGATCATCTTCGAACGCTTCCGGCGGGCCACCTCCCGGCGCGGAACACGCGGCTCCGGCGCCGGACTCGGGCTCGCCATCGTCAAGGCCATCGCCGAGGGCCACCACGGGCGGGTACGGCTGTCCGGCTCCCCCGGCGGCGGCGCCACCTTCACCCTCGTCCTGCCCGCTCCCCAGGTACCGGAAGGCCATCCCACGTGA
- a CDS encoding Lrp/AsnC family transcriptional regulator, translating into MITAIVLIKTSVDRIPEIAESIAALDNVSEVFSVTGTYDLIAMVRVKDHEDLAEVIPGRISKIPGVEGTDTHVAFRTYSQHDLEAAFSIGLDN; encoded by the coding sequence GTGATCACCGCGATCGTCCTCATCAAGACCAGCGTGGACCGGATCCCCGAGATCGCGGAGTCGATCGCCGCGCTGGACAACGTCAGCGAGGTCTTCTCCGTCACCGGCACCTACGACCTGATCGCGATGGTCCGGGTGAAGGACCACGAGGACCTGGCGGAGGTCATCCCCGGCCGGATCAGCAAGATCCCCGGAGTGGAGGGGACCGACACGCACGTGGCGTTCCGTACCTACTCGCAGCACGATCTGGAAGCGGCGTTCTCGATCGGGCTGGACAACTGA
- a CDS encoding response regulator transcription factor, with product MNRILIVEDEERIASFVEKGLRSNGFTTTVVTDGDAGYEYALTGGFDLVVLDINLPGRDGFTILRELREARVTTPVIVLTARDSVRDAVAGLEGGADDWMTKPFRFEELLARVRLRLRTAARAPEVTVLRAGSLSLDLRTRRARAEERTVDLTAREFVLLELFLRHPGQVLSREQILSHVWGYDFDPGSNIVDVYVRTLRKKLGAERVETVRGMGYRLPTG from the coding sequence GTGAACCGCATCCTCATCGTCGAGGACGAGGAGCGCATCGCCTCCTTCGTCGAGAAGGGCCTGCGCTCGAACGGATTCACCACGACCGTCGTCACCGACGGCGACGCCGGCTACGAGTACGCCCTGACCGGCGGCTTCGACCTCGTCGTCCTGGACATCAACCTGCCCGGCCGCGACGGCTTCACGATCCTGCGCGAGCTGCGTGAGGCGCGGGTGACCACCCCGGTGATCGTGCTGACCGCCCGGGACTCCGTACGGGACGCGGTGGCCGGACTGGAGGGCGGCGCCGACGACTGGATGACCAAGCCGTTCCGCTTCGAGGAACTGCTCGCCCGGGTGCGCCTGAGGCTGCGTACGGCGGCCCGGGCGCCTGAGGTCACCGTGCTGAGGGCCGGCTCGCTGAGCCTGGACCTGCGCACCCGGCGGGCCAGGGCCGAGGAGCGGACCGTCGACCTGACGGCACGTGAGTTCGTGCTGCTGGAGCTGTTCCTGCGGCATCCGGGACAGGTGCTGTCCCGCGAGCAGATCCTGTCCCACGTGTGGGGCTACGACTTCGACCCCGGTTCCAACATCGTGGACGTCTACGTCCGGACGCTGCGCAAGAAGCTGGGCGCGGAGCGGGTGGAGACCGTGCGCGGGATGGGGTACCGGCTCCCCACCGGGTGA
- a CDS encoding rhomboid family intramembrane serine protease yields the protein MISKWRASIVRAGRSVRGSSAPMTYSLIALCCAVFLVGPASGLGPAYGTGDELLAAQRAYFRRWGVIPAELFEGSAGSALTPATALFVHGSWVHLLGNMLFLYVFGAMTEERMGRVQFILFYVGCGYLALLGYAVANADSEQSLVGASGAISAVLGAFLYLFPRARVTSLLPFLFFLPVRFPAWVVLPFWAALQWLAAGRASDGPGVAYLAHLVGFGLGFGYASVRYGRPTSPTRVKAAPAPAPEGENQP from the coding sequence ATGATCAGCAAGTGGAGGGCGTCGATCGTGCGGGCCGGCAGATCGGTCCGGGGCTCGTCGGCGCCGATGACGTACTCACTGATCGCCCTGTGCTGCGCGGTCTTCCTGGTCGGCCCCGCCTCGGGCCTCGGCCCGGCGTACGGCACGGGCGACGAGCTGCTCGCCGCGCAGCGGGCCTATTTCCGGCGCTGGGGCGTGATCCCCGCAGAACTGTTCGAGGGGTCCGCCGGATCGGCCCTCACCCCCGCGACGGCCCTCTTCGTCCACGGCAGCTGGGTGCACCTGCTCGGCAACATGCTCTTCCTCTACGTCTTCGGGGCGATGACCGAGGAACGGATGGGCCGGGTGCAGTTCATCCTGTTCTACGTCGGCTGCGGCTACCTGGCCCTGCTGGGCTACGCCGTCGCCAACGCGGACTCCGAGCAGTCCCTGGTCGGTGCCTCGGGGGCGATCTCGGCGGTCCTCGGTGCGTTCCTCTACCTGTTCCCCCGGGCCAGGGTGACCAGTCTCCTGCCGTTCCTCTTCTTCCTGCCGGTGCGCTTCCCGGCCTGGGTCGTGCTGCCGTTCTGGGCGGCGCTCCAGTGGCTGGCGGCGGGACGGGCCTCGGACGGGCCGGGCGTGGCCTACCTCGCGCACCTGGTGGGCTTCGGCCTCGGCTTCGGCTACGCCTCGGTCCGCTACGGCCGCCCGACCAGCCCTACTAGAGTGAAGGCCGCCCCTGCTCCGGCCCCCGAGGGAGAGAACCAGCCGTGA